A genomic region of Alistipes megaguti contains the following coding sequences:
- a CDS encoding outer membrane beta-barrel protein, which yields MVELLACNFVYLLSISIISNELYKQLILQTQKYLNKIIMLQKIMFIGILLCCGYCDQLSAQNVSHILRANVKCASDSLPLPYANVVLLDSDSLLLRGTLTDDSGDFSIDNSDMKGKQISISFLGYEPVYISVNCLPKTIYLNSSSEVLQEVSITGYRQYVKASPDRLTVSMDNNPIAKLGTAYDALQQLPMIDGSSGSIQVIGRGTPEIYINNRMVRNQEELKRLSSVDLKDVQVITRPGSRYGGNVTSVIIIRTRKNLEGLSGTVYAKGQRTEVTSGNASADLNYSFINGFTLFGGFNYANNGFKQDREYHEVFNDNKLYTDSYQNASGRTNQWNLNTGFLFDYDDNSVGLRYEMDKTPTSKFNSNGEEVTNASTYTDLLSDYRYNSNSYNHHFNAYLIQKIGKEATLSIDADYIFGKNTTSGDLKETSDNLNISSVFTENESDYNLAAGKANISVPLWGGAFDGGVQYSFTNNTQNFHTQSEGETPDLQPGTDEETQHLGAIYLSYDHSLGNNWKLGGGLRYEITDFTYYADEKRVDAQSKSYHDWLPEAHINWQKGSSSVGLSYETKVKRPSYSLLNTNYTYVSHTLWETGNPLIRSSLTHDLSLSLGWKQWMMNISYLRRVRSIQSVYTYQEDLGVNVRADQNLPAYNAWQITLYKGFDVKFWHPSIQGLLALQDLKYGIDKMQKYNKPLCRIILNNRFDLPLGFYLYLSGIWLSKGHDGLYYTHGGGMLNFTCSKSIGNWSFNLSASDFINTWQQKNSVHTNGVAYDYRIKGASRGISLSVSYQFNKIKHKFKGGSAAKDELNRLH from the coding sequence GTGGTTGAATTATTAGCATGTAATTTTGTCTATTTGCTATCTATCTCTATTATTAGCAATGAACTGTATAAACAGCTAATTTTGCAGACACAAAAATATCTAAATAAAATTATTATGCTACAAAAAATCATGTTTATAGGCATACTTTTATGTTGCGGTTATTGCGACCAATTATCAGCTCAAAATGTAAGTCATATATTAAGAGCCAACGTAAAATGTGCTTCAGATTCTTTGCCACTTCCTTATGCAAATGTTGTTTTGCTGGACAGTGATTCTCTTCTACTTCGCGGTACTCTTACAGATGACTCTGGAGATTTCAGTATTGACAATTCTGATATGAAAGGGAAACAAATAAGTATTAGTTTTCTCGGGTATGAGCCTGTATATATATCGGTTAATTGTTTGCCAAAGACAATCTATCTCAATTCGTCTTCTGAAGTTCTTCAGGAAGTAAGTATTACCGGTTATCGTCAGTATGTAAAAGCTTCACCGGATCGACTGACGGTATCAATGGATAATAATCCAATAGCCAAATTAGGTACTGCCTATGATGCTCTTCAGCAATTGCCTATGATAGATGGAAGTAGTGGAAGTATTCAAGTGATTGGTAGAGGTACTCCTGAAATTTATATAAACAACAGAATGGTAAGAAACCAGGAAGAACTGAAACGCCTGTCATCTGTTGATCTTAAAGATGTTCAAGTTATAACACGACCAGGTTCTCGATATGGGGGTAATGTGACTTCTGTTATAATTATCCGTACGCGCAAGAATTTAGAGGGCCTTAGCGGTACTGTGTATGCAAAAGGACAACGCACGGAAGTTACTTCTGGTAATGCTTCAGCTGATTTGAATTATAGTTTTATTAATGGATTTACATTATTTGGTGGGTTTAATTATGCCAACAATGGTTTTAAACAGGATAGAGAATATCATGAGGTTTTTAATGATAACAAGTTATATACTGATTCCTATCAAAATGCTTCGGGACGTACAAATCAATGGAATTTAAATACAGGCTTTTTATTTGACTATGATGACAATTCGGTAGGTTTACGGTATGAAATGGATAAAACACCCACTTCTAAATTTAATTCTAACGGTGAAGAAGTTACAAATGCTTCAACCTATACAGATCTTTTGTCAGACTATCGTTATAATAGCAACTCATATAATCATCATTTCAATGCGTATCTGATTCAAAAAATAGGTAAGGAAGCTACATTAAGTATTGATGCCGATTATATTTTTGGCAAAAATACAACTTCCGGTGATTTGAAAGAAACCTCTGATAACTTAAATATTTCTTCAGTTTTTACTGAGAATGAAAGTGACTATAATCTGGCTGCTGGAAAAGCCAATATCAGTGTTCCTTTATGGGGTGGAGCCTTCGACGGTGGAGTACAGTATTCTTTTACCAACAATACACAGAATTTCCATACTCAATCAGAAGGTGAAACACCAGACCTGCAACCGGGTACTGACGAAGAAACGCAACATTTGGGTGCGATATACTTGTCGTATGATCATTCATTAGGAAATAATTGGAAATTGGGAGGTGGTCTTCGTTATGAGATTACTGATTTTACATATTATGCTGATGAGAAACGGGTTGATGCGCAATCAAAGTCTTATCATGACTGGCTTCCTGAAGCACATATTAACTGGCAAAAAGGTTCTTCATCTGTTGGCTTATCATATGAAACCAAAGTAAAGAGACCAAGTTATTCTTTATTGAATACAAACTATACTTATGTATCTCATACTCTGTGGGAAACAGGAAATCCACTGATTCGTTCTTCTCTTACTCATGACCTCTCACTCAGTCTCGGTTGGAAACAATGGATGATGAATATATCTTATCTCCGTAGAGTGCGTTCGATACAGTCTGTATATACATATCAAGAAGATCTGGGTGTTAACGTCCGTGCAGATCAAAATTTGCCTGCTTACAATGCATGGCAAATAACTCTTTATAAAGGTTTTGATGTTAAGTTTTGGCATCCATCAATTCAGGGCCTCCTTGCTTTGCAAGATTTGAAATATGGAATTGATAAGATGCAGAAATATAATAAGCCTTTATGTAGAATAATCTTGAACAACCGATTTGATTTGCCTCTTGGCTTTTATCTGTATTTGTCAGGAATTTGGCTTAGTAAAGGACATGACGGCTTATATTATACACATGGCGGAGGTATGTTGAATTTTACGTGTAGCAAAAGTATTGGAAACTGGAGTTTTAATCTTTCTGCTTCAGATTTTATTAATACATGGCAGCAGAAAAACAGTGTTCATACAAATGGTGTAGCCTATGATTATAGAATCAAAGGTGCCTCACGTGGCATATCCCTTTCTGTAAGTTATCAGTTCAATAAAATCAAACATAAATTCAAAGGTGGTTCTGCTGCGAAAGATGAATTGAACAGATTGCATTAA
- a CDS encoding IS5 family transposase: MIKNTNNSPSLFSNLSDMLNQSHPLYQLADKIDWGKFETAFQPLYCQDNGRPGKPIRLMCGLLILKHLRNLSDESLVEQWSENAYYQYFCGMQEFTPSAPCASSELVHFRKRIGEKGIELIFQESIRVNNDDDDGRHHDTAFIDSTVQEKNITYPTDAKLHKKIVKKVLGIVKKLGLPLRQSYTFVLKKIYRDQRFRNHPKNREKALRADRRLRTIAGRLVRELKRNLKENHDYDKLLRLFETVLSQRRNSRKKIYSIHEPDVQCISKGKEHKKYEFGNKVSIIRSATGIILGAISFRNEYDGHTIESSLAQVERLTGRKIKVLAGDRGYRGRKEINGTKIMIPDVPKKSDSRYQKLKKHKLFCKRAGIEPTIGHLKSDYRLGRNFYKGVVGDAVNVLLAAAAYNFKRAMKALWCMLHKICEILWKNDISQKWAF; the protein is encoded by the coding sequence ATGATTAAAAATACGAATAACAGTCCTTCTTTATTCAGCAACCTATCAGACATGCTGAACCAATCGCACCCGCTTTACCAATTGGCAGACAAAATAGATTGGGGAAAATTTGAAACGGCTTTTCAACCTTTGTATTGTCAGGATAACGGCCGTCCCGGCAAGCCAATCCGTTTAATGTGCGGTTTGCTTATCCTGAAACACCTTCGTAACCTGTCGGATGAGTCTTTGGTAGAGCAATGGAGCGAAAACGCTTATTATCAGTATTTCTGTGGCATGCAGGAGTTTACCCCGTCTGCCCCTTGTGCGTCTTCAGAACTGGTTCATTTCCGCAAACGTATCGGTGAAAAGGGAATTGAACTCATTTTCCAGGAAAGTATCCGTGTGAATAACGACGATGATGATGGCCGTCATCATGATACGGCTTTTATTGATTCCACAGTTCAGGAAAAGAACATCACTTACCCCACGGATGCAAAGTTGCATAAGAAGATCGTGAAGAAAGTTCTTGGCATTGTAAAAAAGCTGGGACTTCCCCTGCGCCAAAGCTACACCTTTGTGCTGAAGAAGATCTATCGTGACCAGCGTTTCCGGAACCATCCCAAAAACAGGGAAAAAGCTCTCAGGGCGGACAGGCGTTTACGTACAATAGCCGGAAGACTTGTCAGGGAACTGAAGCGTAATCTTAAAGAGAATCACGACTATGATAAATTGCTCAGACTCTTTGAAACCGTTCTGTCCCAAAGGCGGAACAGCCGGAAAAAGATTTATTCCATCCATGAGCCGGACGTGCAATGTATCAGCAAGGGTAAAGAACATAAAAAATATGAATTCGGCAACAAGGTGTCCATCATACGTTCTGCCACAGGAATTATTCTTGGAGCCATATCCTTTCGCAATGAATATGACGGTCATACCATCGAGTCTTCCTTGGCGCAGGTAGAACGGTTAACCGGAAGGAAGATTAAAGTGCTGGCTGGTGATAGAGGATACAGAGGCAGGAAGGAAATTAACGGGACGAAGATTATGATTCCCGATGTTCCCAAGAAATCAGACAGCCGTTATCAGAAGCTGAAAAAACATAAACTTTTCTGCAAGCGTGCAGGTATAGAACCAACAATAGGTCACTTAAAGTCAGATTACCGATTGGGCCGCAACTTTTATAAAGGTGTGGTCGGGGATGCTGTGAACGTGCTACTGGCGGCAGCAGCCTATAACTTCAAAAGAGCCATGAAAGCTCTTTGGTGCATGCTTCATAAAATCTGCGAGATACTGTGGAAAAACGATATCTCGCAAAAATGGGCTTTTTAA